One window of the Chelonoidis abingdonii isolate Lonesome George chromosome 3, CheloAbing_2.0, whole genome shotgun sequence genome contains the following:
- the DRC5 gene encoding dynein regulatory complex subunit 5 translates to MQEPVSGDTNMASPPLKTSVVNPAANPRRMRRIIAEDPEWSLAIVPHLSELCLQRIISNFEKNPIVDRLLPEHQRKVLDRISTGLPLTVTANLISDEGYWKRCCTERWAVCDVSCYGGSWKRMFFERHLESILKYFIPNTTDPNQVLEVIPLCKEYVRKLEIDQFLPPVKLDQNKEEDDMSDSGSDVGVDELCMHHYDLGVLTAALSHLEELHLTYGVKDCGMNFEWSLFDFTYQDCCSLANAFKKCHTLKVFKLCRSKVDDEKTRVLIRNLLDHPCLVELDLSHNLIRDRGARAIGKLINRSKLEILNLCNNRIQAPGAQAIAHALGKNSTLTSLNLRINCIEDEGGQAIGHALLTNATLTSIHLGGNELSEPTATLFSQVLAQNTALTSINLSCNHIGLDGGKQLLEGMSDNKTVTEFDLRLAEVGQESEYLINQALKANQEIARLKTLYQPNSLEEKSPDLD, encoded by the exons ATGCAGGAGCCAGTTTCTGGAGACACGAACATGGCCTCTCCCCCATTGAAAACATCAGTGGTGAACCCTGCAGCCAACCCCCGACGCATGCGACGGATCATTGCTGAGGATCCTGAGTGGTCACTGGCCATTGTTCCACACCTCAGTGAGCTCTgcctccagcgcatcatcagcAACTTTGAAA AGAATCCTATTGTGGACCGTCTCCTGCCAGAACACCAAAGGAAGGTGCTGGACAGGATTTCCACAGGCCTGCCTCTCACAGTGACTGCCAACCTGATCAGCGACGAAGGCTACTGGAAGAGGTGCTGTACTGAGCGCTGGGCAGTGTGTGATGTCTCCTGCTATGGGGGCAGCTGGAAACGGATGTTCTTTGAACGCCACCTGGAGAGCATCCTGAAGTACTTCATCCCTAACACAACCGACCCCAATCAAGTCCTGGAGGTCATCCCGCTCTGCAAGGAGTATGTGAGGAAGCTGGAAATCGATCAGTTCCTCCCACCAGTGAAGCTGGATCAGAACAAGGAAGAGGATGACATGTCCGATTCTGGGAGTGATGTTGGGGTCGATGAATTGTGCATGCATCACTATGACCTAGGAGTGCTCACTGCTGCCCTCTCTCACCTAGAAGAGCTGCATCTGACGTATGGTGTGAAAGACTGTGGCATGAACTTTGAGTGGAGCCTCTTTGACTTCACCTATCAGGACTGTTGCTCTCTGGCCAATGCTTTCAAGAAGTGCCACACCTtgaaa GTCTTCAAGCTGTGCCGGAGCAAAGTGGATGATGAAAAGACTCGGGTGCTGATACGGAATTTGTTAGATCACCCATGCTTGGTGGAGTTGGACTTGTCCCATAATCTGATCAGGGACCGGGGAGCACGAGCCATTGGCAAGCTGATCAACCGTAGCAAGCTAGAAATTCTGAACCTGTGTAATAACCGGATCCAGGCCCCAGGAGCCCAGGCTATTGCTCATGCCCTAGGCAAGAATTCTACGCTGACCTCTCTGAACCTGCGCATCAACTGCATTGAGGATGAGGGCGGCCAGGCAATAGGCCATGCCCTGCTGACTAATGCCACCTTGACATCTATCCATCTGGGAGGCAACGAGTTGTCAGAGCCGACAGCTACGCTGTTCTCCCAGGTCCTTGCTCAGAACACAGCTCTGACTAGCATCAACCTTTCATGCAACCACATAGGGCTG GATGGTGGGAAGCAGCTGCTGGAAGGAATGTCAGATAACAAAACTGTGACTGAATTTGACCTGCGGCTGGCAGAGGTGGGGCAAGAGAGCGAGTACCTCATTAACCAAGCCCTGAAGGCTAACCAGGAAATTGCCCGTCTGAAAACCTTGTACCAGCCAAACTCCCTGGAAGAGAAATCCCCAGATCTGGATTAG